The DNA window ATGTATTCAAGCACCTCTTGCTTAAGAGTACCACTTGAGGAATTCAAAAAACCAACCAATTGCAAGTTCCATAAGGACATTTATCCATTAAAAACACacgacaaataaaaaatataaaatgttgggAAGAACAAcgatgctctgacttctccattgcatagTGGAGGTACATAGGTATAGATTTCAAGAAAATTCTAGCGAGCATAACTATTTAAAACCTTTCTTTTTAATCCATTCATGCATTGAATTTACCTTTATCAAGTAAGTAGTAGTATAACACACCCTTTGATTCGAAAGAGTACGAGTGAATTCTGTGGAGTACTACAAACGAGAGGGGTGTTAATACTtttcccttgcgtaaccgacttgtGTACCATTCTCTTGGTTGTGAGACCATCTGTTATCTGTGTTTGAGGTTTGATGTATATTTCCTTTCCCTTATCAAGATAAATAAAGTTCAGTGGTGACTCTGTTGTTTTTTCCCAGTAGCGACACCAATTGATTCACCGCCTCACGCTACTCTTTTGCAAGAACCTCCAGATCTTCAAAGTCGTTCACTCAATCGAATCCAATTGTGTAACTCTTGTCGAAACCCCCAAATTAACACCTTGATCATGGAGGAAAAACCCTCATCGTTTTTCCGATGAAAACCCCAAAGATTCTCAACCTAATACACTAGTTACACCAACATAAAGTGGACGTTATCGACCTAGCCTATATGACACCAAAgcaaaaaatgattatgtgtaatttgcTATTGTGTGTGCATAgatgaaaggttgaagatgatgaacgatCTTTGTATGTATTTATAGTTTCATCAACTTTGAAATGATGCGTGTATGAAGTATTTATAGTAATGCAAGTTTGAGGCAAAAGGAATGCTTAGAAATTGAAAAGAAATGCAAATTTTCAGAAAAACACCTCCATGTGTCAACGCATATAagtcatgtgtcgacacatatcaGGTCATGTGTCGACCTGTATGTAACATGTGTTACAGGTTTTAAAAATACAACGCATGTGTCGACTTGAAACACATATGGGTCAACACATAGGAGCAAATTTTGTAGCATGTGTCGACCTGTACCATGTTATATGTCAACTCATAGAAACAAACTCTATAGGATTTAATATTGAAGCACACGTGTCAACCTATACAATAAATGTGTTGACACATACACTTGTGTTTTTAGCAAAAATTGATCTTTAACACTTGCAACTGATTTTTAAAGCTATGAAGTTGATTTTTGATGCATGGTACCTTTTCCAAACTTGTTATAAGTGTATTTGAAGATCCCTAATGCAAAGGTGCACACGATGACTCAGAGATACCATCCTATGTACAGAAACGCTAAACCtttcctagttttgacatcatgcaaaatATCTAACGAGCAAGTGCACTCACATCAGGTAACTGAGTAGAAGCTTGTGGTTGAGGACAAGGTTGTGCCTCTTCAGTTGCCTGACGACCAAATCTTTCAGTGGAGtcactctgatatgtaacacctgGGGAATTGATTGTTCCTTACTTATGTTATGTTGCATATCTTTCCTTTGTTTTGGAGATGAACCATGTTTAattttgaaattgttgttgaGGTCTTTAACGCCAAATAGTTTATAAAAATTTCCCGATGCGTATTGAaaggttttattaaaaaacaaatggTTCATCTCTggatgatgattttgtttgagTAACATCCTACTTAGAGAATTATGcgttatttttgaattatttgagttaattaTTGAGTCGGGAAATAGGGTGTTACACAAGGCATCCATCTTAAAATTGGCTGCAACCGAGACTATTTATGGAGTTTGGAAGTATTAGAATGATAAGTGCTTTGTTAATAATGTGGATAATACAAAGATAGTGGATAATATTATAGATATGATAGTTTATAAAGTGTGGTATAATGAGAAATTAAGAACACATATAGTTCGATTGATGATGGGCTGGATCCTTGCAGATCGTTTTATCGGTTTGGTGGGCTGGATCCTTACGATCGCCTTGTATTAATCGTTTTTTAAATTAATGCAAAGTTTCTctgattccaaaaaaaaattagcaaCTTTTATATActtagattaaaaataaaatagtaaaataaaaaataaatttaataaattaaattactaaATCATTCTTCATTTTGACTTCAAAACTTTCTTGGCTAACTTAATGACTTTTatatatagtattttttttatagtatAAGATCTAATCATGTAACTATTTAACCTCTTTTCCcactttctttttatttaattagtaaataataataataataataaaataataatataattaacttTACAAAATGGAAAAAATTATTAACAcatgtaataaataataataataaaataataattattagccATAAAATATggcaaaatttattaaataaacattatctgagaaatataaataaaccacttttaacctttttttatttttcttcaattaacACGTGAATTAACAAGTAATTAAgaagtaaattattatttttaatacttttatataaatatttcacACGTAAAATAATATTATCCCATATACCTTATGAATttgttattaaatataaaaataatttaattctgctatatagttttttaaaatataaaataatttgataaatatttaaaatataaattattaaattattttcaccactattgctttgttttttttttttaataagcaatttgtatgTAACGAATTTCGAATCTAAGACTTTGAGAGGAaaacactctcaagacccaaacATTTATCAGAAAGTTATACCTCGTACCCTATAATTGCTTTGTGATGTATTtcttttattctaattttttacttttatgttttctcttttacttcatttattgataaatatttataatttatttactaaatttataaatcaattttattttttttatcatcaatAATACTAATTCAATAACACATGCATTACCAAATtaccaaataaaaattatatgattAGGTTACCGCCTTTTTATTCAATGGATTGTAACTAATCAATCTCAGTATCTCACTCTCTATCTTTGGATCGAGTAAGTTTGAGAGACATCCTTTTGACTAGAGACTTGGATTACGACTAGAACTCAACAAGATACCTTCTGACTTGGCTTCTTTCGTCTTCATCCTAAATAAAATAATCACACACAAATCACAACAGTTTATTATTTTCTATATCTGTCACTTATTTCCTATTTATCCATAACACCATAGATAAACAAacagataaaaaaaaagaaaaaaaagaaaatgggaTCATTGAAGAAGATCGATGAAGTTGAACACGATTTGCAGGTTTCTTCAAACGATTCTCCTATATTATACGTTAATGGAGTTCGTAGAGTTTTACCTGATGGATTGGCTCATTTGACCTTACTTGAGTATCTTAGAGGTATTCAATTTTACACAGCACTTCGTTTTCCTTTTCGTTTTCTTCAATTCAAATCAGCATGCTTAATCGGTTCGGATTTCTTCAGCTTTTACTTTAAAGAGATGATTTGAGCTAGTTTATGAATCTAATGAGTTCAAAGAATATTTGATTTAGCTTTTGGAAGATTCTAAAAGTTGAATTGATTTTGGAATCATTGGGAGGTGTTTGGATcttggtagaattgattctattttCGGAATTGATTCTACAAGCTTTTACATAAATAACTTTACATCCAACTCACTTTAACcaaaatcaattcactcataatcATCACCGCGGAACCAAAGGCATGTATCCTATTTCTAGAGGTGATCAATTCACTCATAATCATCACCGCAGAACCAAAGGCATGTATCCTATTTCTAGAGATATAGAATTGATTCTGAAATGATATTGAGGTGTTTAGTTCTTCTAAATTAGAATTACTTCTGCTTCAAAATTGATTATACTTGAGCGATAATTTGTAGTTTTTGagtttaaatgtgatttttacattgaaatttgttgttcaactcacttttacataaatgtatccaaacataaatcactttacatcCAAATCACttttaatcataattaattaacTCCGAACCAATTTTTCCCATCGCAGAACCAAACACACACAAAATTAATGATAATATATAGATAACTCAATTTCATATCAATCATTTCATGAAATTTACTTTTAAGCTGTATTTAGGGTTCTTTTTGAATTGGTTTATATGAACTTACCTTCTAATATAAGCATTGTTTGCGAGTTTATGCAAACAACCTATAACATGTCCATAAGTTTTTTTAGCTTATTTCGCTAAACTCTCGTCATAGTTTATGGAAACATCTGATAAGGACTATTTTATATCTGGTTATAGAAATAGTTTATAAATAATCATAGTTTATGGAAACATCTGATAAGGACTATTTTATCTCTGGTTATAGAAATAGTTATAAATAAGCACTTTATGTGATAAACACTTAATAAGATCATTTTTTTAGCTTAAGTTAAAGTCGTTTGGTTCATGAATTAGTTTAATGAGTTAATTGGCAAATTTTGTCTCGAACTAGTTTTGAGCTGATTTTGGTTGATTACCAGCCCTACATTTCaggttttaatttaaattttgttttttcttatCATATGTGTAGAAGCTAAACTGATTATAATTTTCTATTCTCTTTGGTGTAAAAGATGTAGGTCTTACAGGGACTAAACTAGGCTGCGGTGAAGGTGGTTGTGGGGCTTGCACTGTTATGGTCTCTCATTATGATACAAATTTGAGGAAAAGCTTGTAAGTTTTTCTTTCTCACGCTGTGCTTGTGTTTAATGCTCCTATTACTTTTGAAACGGTTCGTTCTTGTATTAAATCAAgcttatgattttagtttgaaaacGTTCTTTCAGACACTATGCTGTCAATGCTTGCTTAGCACCTCTATATTCTGTTGAAGGGATGCATGTGATTACAGTGGAGGGACTTGGAAGCTGCAGACATGGATTGCACCCTATTCAGGTGATGCACTGCTATtgtttaaaatatcttttatatgTTTGGTTCTCATGTTGTGATTATTTATTGGCTTTGcttattatcttattattttaaatttatatttagtaATCAAGACTTTGAACATATTTGTGTGATATCCTCTCCAGGAATCTCTGGCTCGTACTCATGGTTCACAATGTGGATTTTGTACACCGGGTTTTGTTATGTCCATGTATGCATTATTGCGGTCAAATCAAACACCGCCTACTGAAGAACAAATAGAAGAATGTCTTGCTGGAAATTTATGCCGGTGCACCGGTTACAGAGCAATAATTGAAGCATTCCGCGTCTTTGCCAAAACTAGTGATATCTTATATACTGGCGTTTCTTCATTGAGCCTTCAAGAAGGCCAGTCTGTTTGCCCATCAACTGGGAAACCCTGTTCGTGTAATTTAAACAGTGTAAATGATAAATGTGTAGACAGTGTTAATGATAAATGTGTAGACAGTGTTGACAGACATAAACCTACTTCCTATAATGAAGTAGATGGGACCAAATATACAGAAAAGGAACTTATTTTTCCTCCTGAACTGTTGTTAAAGAAACCAACCTTCTTAAATTTGACTGGATTTGGCGGGCTAAAGTGGTATCGGCCTATAACACTTCAACACGTATTGGATTTAAAAGCCAAATATCCTAATGCAAagttgatagtcggtaatactgAGGTAGGAATTGAGATGAGACTAAAAAGATTACAATATCAAGTTCTGGTTTCTGTAATGCATGTGCCAGAACTAAATGTTTTGGATGCTACAGATGATGGCATAGAAATAGGTGCTGCAGTGAGATTATCCACTCTGTTGAATTTTTTCAGGAAGGTTGTGACTGAGCGAGCTGCTCATGAAACTTCATCTTGTAAAGCTTTTATTGAGCAACTGAAATGGTTTGCTGGATCACAGATAAGAAATGTTTCATCAATTGGTGGGAATATATGTACTGCCAGCCCAATATCAGACTTGAATCCTCTCTGGATGGCAGCTAGAGCAAAGTTTCGAATTATTGACTCAAAAGGAAACATCAAAACAGTACTGGCAGAAAATTTCTTCCTGGGTTATCGCAAAGTGGATTTGGCGTATGATGAAATCTTGCTCTCAGTATTCTTGCCATGGAATAAGACCTTTGAGTTTGTGAAAGAATTTAAACAGTCCCATAGAAGGGATGATGATATTGCAATTGTAAATGCTGGTATTCGTGTTCATCTTCAGGAACATAGTGATAACTGGGTTGTTGCCGATGCATCAATTGTTTATGGTGGGGTGGCACCATGTTCACTTTCTGCCATTAAAACTAAGGAATTTCTCATTGATAAAATTTGGGACCAAGATCTGTTGAAAAATGCATTGAAAATTCTACAAAAAGATATAGTAATTAAGGATGATGCTCCTGGTGGAATGGTAGAGTTCCGGAAATCTTTGACTCtgagtttcttttttaaattttttctatgGGTGTCACATCAAATGGATGGCATCAAAGAGTCTATACCGTTATCCCATCTATCTGCAGTGCACTCAGTCCACCGCCCACCAGTTACAGGATCTCAGGACTATGAAATCATGAAACAAGGGACATCCGTGGGTTCTCCTGAGGTTCATCTATCTTCAAGACTTCAGGTTCGTTGAGCTTATAATGGAAAATCACATCGCaaatttgtttatattttgtGATCGAGCATCATTACCAATGCTATTATATAGAGTGACGATAATCACGTAAATACACACACAAACACCAAATCTCATAATAAATATAGGCTGTCACAGATATGTATAAAAAGAAAGATATAATGGATGTTTTGTCCTAAAATAATGCTAATACATATATAGAGCACTGAGAAAATTCTAATCATATCAATCAAGGTTTTACTAGTTTTGTTACTTGCTGTACATATTAATTGCTTGCATCCTTTTTTACCTTCACTCTCTACCTCTCTCTGTGTctgtctctctccctctctccctATATGTCATGTTTTCAATTGGTATTCTCTATCTTTCAGTTAGGTTTGGCTTGCATGGTCACTTTATCAAATTGTCTTTTTCTTTTTAGTAGAATGCTTGGCTAAATGATTCTTACAACTTACATTCAGGTCACAGGAGAAGCTTTATATGCTGATGACATACCAATGCCTCCAAATGGCTTGCATGCTGTCTTAGTTTTGAGTAGAAAACCGCATGCCCGAATACTTTCAATTGATGATTCCGGGGCCAGGACTTCACCTGGATTTGTGGGCTTGTTTCTAGCGAAAGATGTACCAGGTGATAATATGATTGGAGCGGTTGTTGCCGATGAGGAGCTTTTTGCCGTGGAATATGTCACATGTGTGGGTCAGGTATCTAGCTTACTGAATATTCTGTCACTTCTGGTCTGTTTATTATAATTCTGAGCTTGATGGGAATGGAATTCTCCTGCTTCCTTTGTATGGCATTTGAAGTTTGAACCTGTTCTTAACGGATGGTGTCATGCTATCCGTTAAAGTCACTTTGCAAATGTTGCAAAGTCActtacaaaagaaaagaaaaataaaatatgcatTAGATGTCAATATATATTGTGTACATTCATAATTTAGGCTTGTCTTGCATGCTAGAGCTAGTGAGGAAACTTGTATTATTTTGGTATACAACACTTTACGGTCTATATATTAGAATTTTAATTCAGCATATACAAAGAACACCAGTATGTTACTACTTTTCCTTATTCAAGTGGTCCCAGTTCACGTCTCTTCATTTGTTGACTTCAATTGTCGCACATTTCACTTTTCTTTATTTGTTCACTGCACGCGCTGCCTACAATTCTTTTCACACAATTATATTCCTACAAAACCTGGTTGCTGAACAGAGTTGGAGCCTCTAGAATACTCTACACAATGATCTTATCAGCTAATTATACAACAAATTGTACTTTTAGTCTTAGATCTCGTAGTAAATAGTATCATGATGAATTTCTCAATTCATTGTGTCTACCTATTCTCATTCGTTCTGAATGCCTACTTGACCCCGTGCTAATAATTGTCTTTCATTTATGGTATATACATGAACAAATCTTGAAGTTGGTGGATGGCATATAACGTATTGGTTATGAATTCTTGTGGAATATCTAGTCTTGCATTAGCCTTTTGCCATTATTAATTGATTGGTTTTACATCTATTTTCCAGGCAATAGGAGTTGTTGTGGCTGATACTCATGAAAATGCAAAGATAGCTGCAAGAAAAGTTCACATTGAGTATGAAGAGCTCCCAGCTATCTTGTCAATACAGGATGCCATCAACGCTAGAAGTTTTCATCCCAACACAGAAAAGTATATGAATAAAGGTGATGTTGATCACTGTTTTCAGTCAGGCAAGTGTGACAGAATAATTGAAGGGGAAGTTCAGATAGGAGGTCAGGAACACTTTTATTTGGAGCCACACGGCAGTTTTGTTTGGACATTAGATGGTGGAAACGAAGTTCATATGATATCATCCACTCAAGTAAGTTACACAATTTTGTGGCGAATGCCTAAACTTTATAACATGTATCTTTTGGAAACTGaagttttcttaaatttttttatgtttcatTGTATCCATTGCATTATGAAAAGTTTAAGAGAGGCTGAAATGATGTTCAAGAAGTAAAAAATATTAATGGGCAAAGCTTTGTCGTTGGTGTAATTAATCTTTCTTAGCTACTGAATATTTTTTGCTTATGCTGTGCAACAGTAAATGTGGTACATAAAGGGAAATTTACTGAGATGGGTATTGAACAAAAGTTTTTATATCAGCAGT is part of the Vicia villosa cultivar HV-30 ecotype Madison, WI linkage group LG2, Vvil1.0, whole genome shotgun sequence genome and encodes:
- the LOC131653975 gene encoding xanthine dehydrogenase 1-like, whose amino-acid sequence is MGSLKKIDEVEHDLQVSSNDSPILYVNGVRRVLPDGLAHLTLLEYLRDVGLTGTKLGCGEGGCGACTVMVSHYDTNLRKSLHYAVNACLAPLYSVEGMHVITVEGLGSCRHGLHPIQESLARTHGSQCGFCTPGFVMSMYALLRSNQTPPTEEQIEECLAGNLCRCTGYRAIIEAFRVFAKTSDILYTGVSSLSLQEGQSVCPSTGKPCSCNLNSVNDKCVDSVNDKCVDSVDRHKPTSYNEVDGTKYTEKELIFPPELLLKKPTFLNLTGFGGLKWYRPITLQHVLDLKAKYPNAKLIVGNTEVGIEMRLKRLQYQVLVSVMHVPELNVLDATDDGIEIGAAVRLSTLLNFFRKVVTERAAHETSSCKAFIEQLKWFAGSQIRNVSSIGGNICTASPISDLNPLWMAARAKFRIIDSKGNIKTVLAENFFLGYRKVDLAYDEILLSVFLPWNKTFEFVKEFKQSHRRDDDIAIVNAGIRVHLQEHSDNWVVADASIVYGGVAPCSLSAIKTKEFLIDKIWDQDLLKNALKILQKDIVIKDDAPGGMVEFRKSLTLSFFFKFFLWVSHQMDGIKESIPLSHLSAVHSVHRPPVTGSQDYEIMKQGTSVGSPEVHLSSRLQVTGEALYADDIPMPPNGLHAVLVLSRKPHARILSIDDSGARTSPGFVGLFLAKDVPGDNMIGAVVADEELFAVEYVTCVGQAIGVVVADTHENAKIAARKVHIEYEELPAILSIQDAINARSFHPNTEKYMNKGDVDHCFQSGKCDRIIEGEVQIGGQEHFYLEPHGSFVWTLDGGNEVHMISSTQAPQKHQKYVSHVLGLPMSKVVCKTKRIGGGFGGKETRSAFIAAAASIPSYLLNRPVKITLDRDVDMMISGQRHSFLGKYKIGFTNEGKLLALDLEIYNNAGNSLDLSLAILERAMFHSDNVYEIPNVRIMGRVCFTNFPSNTAFRGFGGPQGMLITENWINRIAVELNMSPEVIREINFQGEGSILHYGQIVEHCPLSRLWSELKLSCDFVKTREEVDQFNTHNRWRKRGIAMIPTKFGISFTTKLMNQAGALVNVYTDGTVLVTHGGVEMGQGLHTKVAQIAASAFNIPLSSVFISDTSTDKVPNSSPTAASASSDMYGAAVLDACEQIMARMEPIASQHKFNTFSELVNACYAERIDLSAHGFYITPDIGFDWITGKGKPFRYFTYGAAFAEVEIDTLTGDFHTRVADIILDLGYSLNPAIDVGQIEGAFIQGLGWVALEELKWGDAAHKWIPSGWLNTCGPGAYKIPSINDVPLKFNVSLLKGHPNVKAIHSSKAVGEPPFFLASAVFFAIKDAIRASRVEMGRADWFPLDSPATPERIRMACLDEFTSSFVNSDFHPKLSV